The Pseudodesulfovibrio cashew genomic sequence CCGAAGGCGAAACGGGATTCCACCAGCACCCAGGCGCGGTCCGCGCTCAGGTGGGTGGCGTGAAGCGGCGTTCCGGCCAGGACCAGGGAATTCTGCATGTAGTCGAAGGGATAGCCTTCGCCCGCCAGGCTGAAATCAAAGAACGCGGGGTGGGCCGTGGGCAGGACCCGCATGGCGGTGTTGGCCACGGCTATGGCCCGCCGGTTCAGGGACGGGTATTCGTCCACGCGGCACTGGCGACGCATCTCGTCCAGCCAGGCCGTCGAGCGGCGCAAGGTGTTCTCTCCGTACAGGTCCTTGTTCGCATAGGTGGTCAGCCCCCAAAACGCTTCACTCGCCGGATAGCCCGGCTCGTTCCGTTCCCAGGGGGCGAAGTGGGCGGTCAGGAATCGTTTCGCAGCCGCCTGCTGGACCTTCACTGTCAGCAGCGGCACGTCCGGCGCGAGGCCGTGATACGCCCCGGCGTCCTGAACCAGTCGGGTCAGGTCGGCCACGGGAGGGCTGACTGTCCGGGGTGAACAACCGACCAGCACCAGGAGCGCGAGGAGGAGGAAACCGAACGTGCGCCGCATGACCGGGCCTAGTCCTTGAGGTATTTCCTGCCGATGTCGAATCCCTTGCCCACACGTCGGCCCACGGTGTGGTAGTCGCGGGCGCCCGGGGAAAAGATGAGCGGCAGAATTTTTTCCACGTCGGGGTGCTTGCCGTCGATGAGTTTGTCCTCGTCGCACTTCACGTCCTTGATTTCGCCGATGAGCATGGTGTGGACCCCCACCTCATGGGTTTCCAGGAGGGTGCACTCGATGACCAGCGGGAATTCGTCGATGTAGGGGGCGTTGACCACGTCGCTTTTCACGGCGGTCAGTCCGGCTCTGGCGAGCTTGTCCTCATTCTTGCCGGAGGCCATGCCGAGGTAGTCGGCCTCTGCGGCCATGGCCTCATTGCAGATCGAGATGGTGAACGCCTTGTGTTTCATGATGCCCGCATAAGTGTGGCGGGACGGGCGCACCGACACGGTCATGGCGGGAGGCTGGGATGAGGCGATGCCGCCCCAGGCCGCGATCATGGCGTTGGGTTTGCCGTCCTCGTCGAATGCGCCCACAGCCCAGACGGGAGTGGGTTGGGCCAGGGTTTTGGCTCCGAGTGATTTTTTCATATGTCGTTGCTCCTTTTGGTCTTGAAAGTGACTCCATACCCCATTGCCGGGGGTTTGAACACCGCCTTTAGAGGAAAATGCTTCCTCTCACGGCGCGGATAGTGCCTGACACGCGGATTTAGTGACCTTCTTGCGGGAATTCCGGGACAGATCAGCGTCTGGAAGGCTTGTCGGACAACTCGCTGAGATGCGGCAGCTTCGGTTCCTTCCGACATATGAGAGAGTCTGCCAGTGATGCGCACCATCCGCAAGCGCGGCATGCTCCGGAACATTGCGCCGTCTTCTCGAAGAATTCAAGGGGTATCGATGCGTTGGGCAGGTCGATGCGGTCGGCCAGGTCGCCCATGGCGTCCATGAGGTCCAGCAGGTTGCCGGGATAGTGCCCCTCCAGGTAGGCGTCCACCGCGCGGCCAAGAAAATCAGCGCCCCTGGTCCTGCCGCAGAGCTTGATTCCGTCCACAATGTCGCAATAGCGTCCCATGTCCTCTGGCCGGATGAAGGGCGAGGCCAGGAGCAGGCCGGGATCGTCGAGGAAGCGCCGGATGCAGCCCAGGTCGTGGTTTATGGCGAAGGTCCGATCCCGGCACAATCCGGCCACGGACATGGCCAAATGCGCGTCGTGTGCGGGCTTGTACGGACAGGCGGGCAGGCATCCCTCATTGGCCATGAGCAGGAAGCGCATGCCGGAATAGAGTTTCCGGATTTCACGAACCGTGTCCCGCAACCGGTTGAAGTCGCGATTCAGGGAGCGGTCCAGGACCAGCCTGGAGGGTTGGCGAAAGGCGGTCCCCGCGATCATGTCCAACATGGCGAATATTCGCCGGGGAGAGTCGGGCATGGCATTGATGGAGATGACGGCCTCCAGCTTTTCGGCCACGCCGGGATGGGCGTCCGACAAGGCCTGGAGGTAATACGGGTCCGCGAAGATCAGCCCCTGGATACCGGCCTCGTCCGCCAGGTAGTCGAGCCGTGCGGCGGCGGCAGCCAGGACTTCGGCGGAAAAATAGGCCTCGGGCCGGTGCAGCCGGGTGTTGAGCAGGACGAACTTGGGAACTCCGTCCAGGGGTTTGAGAGCCCGGGCCAGGTCTTCGGGCGCGTGGCGTTCCATGCGCGGCCTGGCGTCTGCCAGGGCCGGGTCGAAGAGGCTGAAGTGGACCGAGGCGAGCCGTCCGGTCCGTTCGGCCAGAAACTCCGCGTAGCCGGAGTCCGGCAGGAAGGGTACGTCCAGTTGCATCAGCGTCCTCCCTTGGCAAAGATGGCCGTTGGCTGAATCCATTCGGGCCGGGGTTGGTAGAAGAGACCGTGCCCCTTGTTGGATTTGATCCGGGTTTCCCGGAAGGTCAACCCCTTTCCCGATGATTGCGCCGTGGCCTGGCGGCATGACCCTGCGACCATGTCGCTTCCGGCATAGATCGAGTAGAGGCGGCCCTTGAGCCGTGCCCCCCGCTTCCGCTTCAGGAATTGGTCGAACAGGTAGCCTCCCTGGCCGTGACCGCAGCCTGCCATGATCACGAAGCCCACGGCGGGGTCGCCAAGGGAGGAGGCGATGAGCAGCGCGATGTGTCCGCCTTTGGAGAACCCGGCAACGGTAATGTTGTCGGGCGGAACGCCGGCAGCCTTGAGGCGACGGATCTGCCCGATGATTCTGTCAGCGTATCGGTAGGGATTGACCCTGCCCCGCACCTCTTCGATAACCACCAGTCCCCGGTCCTCGTATTCCTTGACGATATTGTCGTAGAGATAAGGGCCGTAGCGTGGGCTGACGCCATTTTTCCCTGTTTCCTCCAGAATGGCTCCGTGGAGGTAGAAAAGGTATTTGTCCGTTGTATTGGCCGTCTTGAGTACGGTCTCGAAAGGAGCGGCAAATCCGCTGGCGGCGGTCAGGAGGACCAGAACGAGAGGAACGAGGCGGTGCATGACAGGCTCCATGGGCCGGAACGTGGACCCGGCCCGCCGCTTTTAACGAGGAAAGGGGTGTGCCCCGTCGACACACCCCTTTCCGGTTAAAGTGGAAAGGAGGGATTAAAACGCTTCGAAATCCTCATCGTCCGTTCCCCGGTACCCTCCGCCCGAAAGCGGGGTTGCTTGCGCCCGGGGCAGCCCTTGCGCCGGAATGTCACGACTTTTCACCACGACGCTTCGGGTGCGAGGGGCATCCTGTTTGTCGGTGGTGAAAAAGGTCATGGACTGAGCCAGCATCTGGGCCTGGGCCGAGAGTTCCTCGGAGGTGGAAGCCATCTCCTCGGAAGCCGATGCGTTGTTTTGGACAATGGTGTCTAACTGCCCTATTGCGGCACTTATCTCCGTGACGCCCTTGTCCTGCTCCAGACAACTGGAAGCAATTTCCTTCACCAGTTCGGCGGTTTTGCCGATCTGGGGTACTAAATCCTGTAGCATGCTTCCGGCTCTGTCCGCAACTCCCATGGAGGTATCCGAGAGCTCGCCGATCTCCTCCGCAGCCTTGCCGGAACGCTCTGCCAGCTTGCGCACTTCCGCGGCAACCACGGCGAATCCCTTGCCGTGTTCGCCCGCCCGCGCGGCCTCGATGGCGGCGTTGAGGGCCAGCAGATTGGTCTGTCTGGCGATCTCCTGGATGATGGTGATCCGTTCGGCAATGGCCTTGAGGGCATCCATGGCCTCGCTGACCGCTTCGCCCGATTCCTTGGCCCCTGTTGCCGCTCCGGAGGCGATGGCCTCCGTTTCCCTGGCGTTGTCCGCATTGGAGCGGACTCCGGCGCTCATCTGTTCCATGGAGGCCGACACCTGCTCGATGGACGCTGCCTGCTCGGTCACCGATTGGGATAGGGCCTGTGCCGTGGCCGACAACTCCTCGCTGCCCGAAGAGACGCTGTCGGTGGCACTGTTGACCTCGCCCACCACATGGTTGAGTTGGGCGGCCATGCCGGACAGGGAATCGGCCAACTGGCCGATCTCGTCCTTCTGGGAAATGTCCACCTTGGCGCGGAGGTCTCCGCTGGAAACAACCTTGGCGAAATCGATGCCCTTTTGCAGAGGGCCGATGATGCCCTTGGCAATAATCCAGGCGAGGAATATGCCGAGCAGGACCGAGGCCACGCCGAAAATCATGACGCCGGTCAGGGTCCGGTCGGCTTCGTCGAGCATCTCCTTGTCCGTCATGATGTTGTCGGCAATGGTGGCCGTCGCCTTGTTGAGGATTTCCTGCACCGAGTTCAGAGCGGGCACCGTGACCGTGGCGTAGATGTCTTTGGCCTTGTCATACCCTTCCTGCCGCCGGTCGTTGAGGGCGATGACGCCATCGATGGCCCCGAGCGTGGCCTCGGCCAGGCTTGAAGTCCTGTTGCGGAAGAAATCCTGGGCTCCGATCCTGTCTCCCTCGTCCAGCATTGCGTCGATATCCTTGGCCGATTCGTGCAAGGCCATGTGAGGCTTGAAAATATGCTTGACCAGCGCGCCGAACTCCGCGTCCTCCTGCATCCACCTGGTTACTTTATCTGAGTAAAGCCATTTGCCGAGGGCGCAGTTATGCGGGTCGGTCATTACGTCGGTGGAGTGGGCATCGGGGTTGATGAGGGCATCCTTGATCCGGCCCATCCACTTGAGGTGGTCGAGCTTCTTGTCCCGCAGGAATGAGCCCAGCTCGACGTCCGCCGGCGCATAGGCTTCGCCGATGGCTACGGCTGATTGGTGGAGCTTGTTGTGGTAGGCCTCGATGGAGGCCATGAGCGGCTTGATGGCGGGCACCAGCTCTTCAGCCTTGGTGCGGGCATCGCTGTAGTACCACTTGCCGAAGGCGCACTTGTGCGGATCTGTCTGGACTTCGAGCTTGTTGATATTGGAGTCCGTCAACAGAGCGTTGACTTTTTCCGACCATTTCAAATGGTCCACGACCCGTTGGGTGAAATTCCCTCGTAGCTCGTTTCCGGCGATGACCTCTTCGGCGTTTCCGACGATGCCTTCGATGCCGAACACGGCCCATCCGCCAAGGGATACAAGAAGCAACAGTATGATGCCGAATCCCATGGCGAATTTAAGGCAGAGTTTGCAGTCTTTCCAATTCATGACCATCCTCCCGTACGTCATCTGGAAATCAAACAGCTATTTTAACGCGTCCCCCCCAGTCCGCGATAGTACTGCTCTGGCACCATGTATGGAATTAAGCAATTATAATGGAAGGGATAATGCATTGGAAGGTGGATAAATGTTGTCAACACCCGATTTCATGCCATTTTCGCCCTAAGATGCCCTTTTTTTGCCCGATTTTATCCGCAGGAAAAAGCGCATGCTATGCTTTCCGCGTCCCGAATTCGAGGAGGTGAGCTGAAAGGAAAAGAGGAAAGAATCATGGCAACTAGCATCATTGAAATCTGTAATAACGCGCTGCTGGACCTGGGCGAAGACTCCATCATGTCCCTTGGCGACGAGTCCAAGGCCGCCGGGCTGTGCAACCACCGCTGGCCCGCCGTGCGCGACGCGGTCCTGCGCACCCATCCCTGGAACTGCGCCATGACCCAGGCCGAGCTGGCCGCGGCAACGGCGGCTCCCCTGTGGAAATGTGAATACAAATACACCCTGCCCACCGACTTCCTGCGCATCGTCCGCATCGTCGGCCAGGACTCCACTCCGGTCATGGACTGGGAGATCCAGGGCGGCATCATCCTCTGCAACGAGGAGGCTCCCATCTACATCTCCTACGTGCGGCGCGAGACCGACCCAAGGCAATATGACGCCCTTCTGGCCGAGACGTTCTCCGCGCGCCTGGCCGCCACTCTGGCCTATCCGCTGTCAGGATCGACCTCTCTGGCTCAGGCCTGCTGGAGGACCTACCAGGACAAGCTGTCCGAGGCCCGGGGGGTGGATGCCCGCGAGGGCGTGCCCGAATCCGTGGTCCCCACCGGCTGGCTCGGGGCCAAGGGAGGGAGGCTGTAGAAGGAAAAACAAAGGGGGCATCCGCCCCCTTTTTCATTGCCGTGACTCCGGCCTCGTCATCGTCTCCTGTGTCGCTTGCGCCACTGGTAGGGCGTTTCTTTCAGTCCGCCCCGTCTCCAGAATCCCCTTTTTTTCTCTTTGGCCATCTCCTGGGCGCGGGCGAGCGTGTCGCTGTGTCGGGTGTTGGGCGGATATTCCGTGGCCAGGGCAAGCCCGGCACCGACAATGGCCTCGTTGAGCATCCGGTCGCCGAGGTATGCGTAGGCGAGCATGCGGCCGTAGCGGTCCTTGCGTTCCTTGTCGAACTCCAGGGTCAGGGTCTGTCCGAAGCAGAACTTGAGAGTGAAGGCCTTGGCCTGCGTGCCGTACTCCTGGCCCCATTCCGGTGCGTCGATGCCAATGAGCCGGAGTTCTCGCGTCCGGCCATGATATTCGATGCGCAGGGAGTCGCCGTCGATGACTGAGAGAAAACGGGCGGTCTCCGCGGCAGGGGAGGGCGCGGACCACCCGCAGAGGACGAACAGGAGGCAGAAGACGCGAAGGAAAGGGAGAAAGGCGTTGCGGGAAGGCATGGGGAGCGTGTAAACCGGATTGAAAATCAATACCAGCCCCAATAAAGGACGGTCCCCATGAAACTGACGTTCCTGGTCGAGAACAACTCCCTGGTCGGCAACTACCTTCTCTCCGAATCCGGCCTGTCCATCCTCATCGAGGACAGGGAAAGCCGCATACTCCTGGATACCGGCTATTCCGATGCCTTCCTGCGCAACGCCCTCAGTCTGAATGCGGACCTGTTGCATCTGGACTGGCTGGTCCTGTCCCACGGTCATTATGACCACACCTGGGGCCTGGAGGCGCTCATCCGCCACTATTTCGAGGCCGCCTCCCTGAAGCGGGATGTTTCCCGGCCCAAGCTCCTGGCCCATCCGCAGGCTTTTCTTTCCCGGGTCAACAAGAAGGGGCTGGAGACCGGCATCCTGCTCGGCGAGGAGAAGCTGCGCCGTCAGTTCGAGGTCATGAGCGAGGCCGGACCGGTCTGGCTCAATGATCGGCTGGTGGCTCTGGGCGGCATCGAGCGGGTCTTCGATTTCGAGCGGGCCAAGCCCCTGGGCAAGCGGCTGGAGCCGGAAGGGCCGGTGGACGACCATATCCCCGACGACACTTCCCTGGCCTATGTTGCCGACGACGGCCTTGTGGTCATCGCCGGCTGCGCCCACGCAGGCATCTGCAACACCGTGGAGCAGGCAAAGCGGATAACCGGTGTGGACAACGTCCGCGTCGTGCTCGGCGGCTTCCATCTCCAGAAGGCCAAGCCCGAGCGCCTGGACTCGACCACCGATTACCTTGCCGAATTGGAGCTGGAGAGCCTGTACGCCTGCCACTGCACGGATCTGGCGGCCAAGCTCGCCTTGGCCCGGCGCTGCCCCTTGCGCGAGGCCGGGACCGGGCTCGTGCTGGAGTTCTGATTCCTTTCACCGACGAGCCTGAACACAGAGGGCTGTCGGGTCTTCCCCTGCTTGCCACTGTTTCGTGACGTGGCTGGAGGAGCTCAGGGCCTCCCCCAATGACTCTCCCGAACAAGAAAAGGGGGACCGCTCATGAGCGGTCCCCCGTGTCCGAACCGGGAGGGTTGTTCTGTTTTTACAGTATGAAGGTGTTCTAGCTTCCGTTGACCACCGTGACGGTGCCTGCGGTGTTGGTGGCTACCAAAAGATCGACAGCGTCGGCCTTGGTTGCCCCGGTGCAGGCGATGACGATGTCGCCGGTGTCCAGATTGTAGTCTTCCACCGCCTCGTCGAAGTAGCCGGAGGCCGTGATGTCGGCCGTCAGGTCCTCGGTGCGGTAGATGAACAGCTGCTGGCCGGGAACGCCGCCCATCAGCCGCATGTCTTCACTGATATAAGCCATGATTGTTCTTCCTTAAGGGGCGGAGAGGGGCATTCCCCTCTCCGGTTGGGGTTAGAGGATGACCGCGTCGTCGTCGCACTGGATTTCGATGACGCCGTCCGGGTCGATGAGGCACGCGCCCGCGCTGAGCATGTGGTCCACCAGGTGGGCGGCCTTTTCCGGCACCCAGTCCACGTAGGCCTTGACGTCCTGGCCTTCGGCCAGTCCCAGGGCGTTGCGGTGGTAGATGAAGCAGGAGCGGGTGCCGGTATCCAGGGGCAGCCCGGTGTGGAACATCCAGGTGATGCCGAGCCAGGTGCGGGATTCGGTGCCCTTGAGCCAGGGGTACTGCTCGCCGGAGAAGTCGCTTGACTTGAACTCCTGGATGTTGAGCAGTTCGTTCCACTGGTGGGGGCCCACCAGGGCGAAGCGGTGGCCGTCGTCGGCCACATCGTTGGCGTTAAGGGTTCCGAAAGCCTGGAGGATCTTGTCCTTGGTCAGGCCGGAGGTGGCCTCGGCCACCACGTTGGTGGCGCCGATCATCTTGGAGATGACCAGCTCGTCGATCTTGCGGCCCAGGGCCCAGGCCCCGGCGTCGGCGGCCACCTTCTGCTCGTCCTGCTTGTCCTTGAGTTCGTCGAGCTTGTCGACGTACTCGGCGGCGTACCAGTCGGACAGGGTGCAGGATACCGAGGTGTGGTTGAGGTTCATGAGCGGCACGTTGCCGTGGCGGGTCTTCTTGCCCGCGGTGCCCTTGCCGACTTTCTGGAAGACGCATTTGGAGCCCTCGACCTTGGTCTGCAGGCGCACGGTGTTCCTGATTTTGGAACCGCGCTGCTGGTAGGACTGGTGCACCATGTCCGCGTATTCGGTGACGAACGAATTGGCGATGGTTGTGGACATTGCCGTTTTTCTCCTTGTTGGGTTGGGGTTTCTTGACGATCCGGGTGTCCGTGAAACGGCGCATGCCTCGGGTGTCCTCCAAAGTGGGACGGAACCGCTCCGTCCCGCTCCGGCGGGCCTTGGCGCAGGCCATCGGGCCGGATGCGAAACCCTACCCCCGACTTTTCGGCCAGGATGAAAACGGGTGAGAATGGCATGAGAACGGGCGAAAAAGGGATAAGAAAAGGTGTTGACAGGTTTTCGAGAAGGCCTGTTTTACGATGAAAAGAGACAATGAAACCCGAAAGGAAAGACTGTCCGAAGAAACGCCCTCCGCCGTATTCTGCAAACATTACCCAACTCGAGCGATAAAGGACTTTGAGCGAAGCGAGCGACAAAAAGTTTAGGAGGGTCTTGGGAACCCTTCCCAAAGGGTTCCCGAGCCGTCGGAGACGCCTCCCCGGCGAGGGGCCGCCAGAGGCTCACTCAACCAAAGCTCGGCCAAAGAAAAACCCCCGGCGAATTGCCGAGGGTTAGGGGAGTGTTCCTTTATAAAGAAAAGTCACTAGACGTCTTCGAACATATCTCGGATCTCTTCCATACTGCTGGTCAGACCCAGCGCGCACATAAGCCGGATGCGCGCCTTGGGGCCGCCGAGCCGTCCGCAGAGGATGATGCCCTTGTCCTGGAGGTCGGCTCCGCCGCCGGGGTAGCCGTAGATGGGCCAGACTCCGCCCTCGATGCAGCGGGTTGCCAGGACCACCGGAATATTGTCCGCAAGGCATGCCTCCAGGGCTGGTACCGCACCGGGCGGCACGTTGCCAGCACCGAAGCCCTCAATGACAATACCCTTGTTTCCCACGCTTTTTGCATGATCGATAAGCGATCGATCCATTCCCGTATATGCGGTGAGCAGGGCGACCTTGGGCTCGATGGCCGCAGGGGAAATCTTACGCCTGGGGGCGTGGTGCAGGGGGCAGCCGGCCAGGATCACGGACTCTCCCGCCACGTAGCCGACGATGCCTGCTTCGCGGGATTCGAAGGCGTCCACGTTCAGGGAGTTGACCTTGACCGCCTCCCGCGCCGCGAAGATGCGGTCGGTCATCAGCAGGCACGCGCCCGTGCCCGGCGGAATGGGCAGCAGGATGGCCCGCACGGCGTTGATCAGGTTACGGATGCCGTCGTAGCCGGACTCGGAGTAGTAGCGCATGGACCCGGTCAGGATCACGGGCTTGTCCGAGTCGATGACCAGGTCGCAGAGGTAGGCGGTCTCGGCCAGCACGTCGGTTCCGTGGAGTATGACCGCGCCCAGTACCGAGGGGGCGGCCAGTCCTTCCTCGACCTCGCGGGCCAGCCGGAACATGTCCTCCGGGGTCATGTGCGGGCTCGGCTTGTCCGACCACAGGACGGGCTTCAGACGGACGTTCTCGTCCTGGGGGGCCAGCTGGTTGAGGAGCTTCTCGAAGTTGCCTCCAGGCGCTACGCCGTGGACTCCTTCCGACGGCGACATGCCGATGGTTCCGCCAGTAAAGAAAATCAATATTTCAGAGTGTTGCTTCTGTGTAGGCATTGTATTGCAGTTTGTTGCGGTTATTTGTGGTCAATGGCTTGCAGTCTCGCAGTCTGTTCCTGCGTCACAGGTCCGAAAGCGACCTTAACACCTCGCGGAAACGGTCTTCGGAAACCGCCCCGGTGATGGTCGGGCCACCCTCGAAGAAGAAG encodes the following:
- a CDS encoding methyl-accepting chemotaxis protein, coding for MNWKDCKLCLKFAMGFGIILLLLVSLGGWAVFGIEGIVGNAEEVIAGNELRGNFTQRVVDHLKWSEKVNALLTDSNINKLEVQTDPHKCAFGKWYYSDARTKAEELVPAIKPLMASIEAYHNKLHQSAVAIGEAYAPADVELGSFLRDKKLDHLKWMGRIKDALINPDAHSTDVMTDPHNCALGKWLYSDKVTRWMQEDAEFGALVKHIFKPHMALHESAKDIDAMLDEGDRIGAQDFFRNRTSSLAEATLGAIDGVIALNDRRQEGYDKAKDIYATVTVPALNSVQEILNKATATIADNIMTDKEMLDEADRTLTGVMIFGVASVLLGIFLAWIIAKGIIGPLQKGIDFAKVVSSGDLRAKVDISQKDEIGQLADSLSGMAAQLNHVVGEVNSATDSVSSGSEELSATAQALSQSVTEQAASIEQVSASMEQMSAGVRSNADNARETEAIASGAATGAKESGEAVSEAMDALKAIAERITIIQEIARQTNLLALNAAIEAARAGEHGKGFAVVAAEVRKLAERSGKAAEEIGELSDTSMGVADRAGSMLQDLVPQIGKTAELVKEIASSCLEQDKGVTEISAAIGQLDTIVQNNASASEEMASTSEELSAQAQMLAQSMTFFTTDKQDAPRTRSVVVKSRDIPAQGLPRAQATPLSGGGYRGTDDEDFEAF
- a CDS encoding phage capsid protein; amino-acid sequence: MSTTIANSFVTEYADMVHQSYQQRGSKIRNTVRLQTKVEGSKCVFQKVGKGTAGKKTRHGNVPLMNLNHTSVSCTLSDWYAAEYVDKLDELKDKQDEQKVAADAGAWALGRKIDELVISKMIGATNVVAEATSGLTKDKILQAFGTLNANDVADDGHRFALVGPHQWNELLNIQEFKSSDFSGEQYPWLKGTESRTWLGITWMFHTGLPLDTGTRSCFIYHRNALGLAEGQDVKAYVDWVPEKAAHLVDHMLSAGACLIDPDGVIEIQCDDDAVIL
- a CDS encoding MBL fold metallo-hydrolase translates to MKLTFLVENNSLVGNYLLSESGLSILIEDRESRILLDTGYSDAFLRNALSLNADLLHLDWLVLSHGHYDHTWGLEALIRHYFEAASLKRDVSRPKLLAHPQAFLSRVNKKGLETGILLGEEKLRRQFEVMSEAGPVWLNDRLVALGGIERVFDFERAKPLGKRLEPEGPVDDHIPDDTSLAYVADDGLVVIAGCAHAGICNTVEQAKRITGVDNVRVVLGGFHLQKAKPERLDSTTDYLAELELESLYACHCTDLAAKLALARRCPLREAGTGLVLEF
- a CDS encoding thermonuclease family protein; amino-acid sequence: MIFNPVYTLPMPSRNAFLPFLRVFCLLFVLCGWSAPSPAAETARFLSVIDGDSLRIEYHGRTRELRLIGIDAPEWGQEYGTQAKAFTLKFCFGQTLTLEFDKERKDRYGRMLAYAYLGDRMLNEAIVGAGLALATEYPPNTRHSDTLARAQEMAKEKKRGFWRRGGLKETPYQWRKRHRRR
- a CDS encoding asparaginase yields the protein MPTQKQHSEILIFFTGGTIGMSPSEGVHGVAPGGNFEKLLNQLAPQDENVRLKPVLWSDKPSPHMTPEDMFRLAREVEEGLAAPSVLGAVILHGTDVLAETAYLCDLVIDSDKPVILTGSMRYYSESGYDGIRNLINAVRAILLPIPPGTGACLLMTDRIFAAREAVKVNSLNVDAFESREAGIVGYVAGESVILAGCPLHHAPRRKISPAAIEPKVALLTAYTGMDRSLIDHAKSVGNKGIVIEGFGAGNVPPGAVPALEACLADNIPVVLATRCIEGGVWPIYGYPGGGADLQDKGIILCGRLGGPKARIRLMCALGLTSSMEEIRDMFEDV
- a CDS encoding flavin reductase family protein; the encoded protein is MKKSLGAKTLAQPTPVWAVGAFDEDGKPNAMIAAWGGIASSQPPAMTVSVRPSRHTYAGIMKHKAFTISICNEAMAAEADYLGMASGKNEDKLARAGLTAVKSDVVNAPYIDEFPLVIECTLLETHEVGVHTMLIGEIKDVKCDEDKLIDGKHPDVEKILPLIFSPGARDYHTVGRRVGKGFDIGRKYLKD